The Cynocephalus volans isolate mCynVol1 chromosome 5, mCynVol1.pri, whole genome shotgun sequence genomic sequence GCACTTAGAGGTGCTGGGCTGAAACAAAGTCCCTCTGCAGAATGTTGTTGAAAGCTTGAGATTTCAGCTTCATTTCGCTGCTCCCAATCAAGTCTTTACACATGTAGGATAAGGGCAAATGGAGCACAAAGTATCTCAAACATATTTGCTgggatttttatattaaaaaaatgaactacctagggcttttcttcctctctttccttcatctACCTACTACATGCACTTCAGAACATGAAATTTGAGTGTAtttattcaagtattttttcatgcttcttttaaagaatatatattctttctatAGACCCCAGCCTCAAATGAGGATTTTCGTATTAGACACTCAATATTTATCACAGAGCTCAGAGGCCTTTGGGGAGAAAAGGTCTCCCAAGTATGATGGTtaagtacagaaaaataaaattgaaaccccAGGAATATTCCTATTTCGATTATAAGTGACTTAGAAAAGAGACCCATAGAGTCATCtagcttttttcccctttattcttaATCACAGCCTTTTCAGCTagctaggaaaaaaaatctttctgctcAGTTTCCACAAAAACTACTTTTCCAGAGGGCAAATGAGGAGGACGGGAACCAAACAGTCCCCAACATGGCCCTCTGCTCAAACTATTACCAGGAGGCTTCCATTCCAGCAAATCTCCAGTTTTGAGCTGAGAGCTGTGAAAGCTGGTAAGCTGACCCCGAAGTCTGTGGACAGATCGGGGACCATGACGAACCACGGAGAGTTTCGGCTGACTGACCGGGCCAGGTATCAGGAAGGCTCTGGCAAGGGAGGTGATACTTTACAGGCAGGCCACACTTGCTACTCTGTACTAGAAAACGGCCAGTATGCCCTGGGGTTTGTCACAGCCACAGCTGCACCTACGGGTGGCctagggaggagaagggaaacaCAACTGATTGGACTGTTTCTTTTCTGATGTTGCCTATTCATAGGCTGGGGGGTGGACTCTAGGCCCCTTAAATTTCCTTCTAGTTCTACTGCTGGTTATCTGAAAAGAAGCCTAAACCTCGGTTGCAGACCAAAGACACCTGTTAGACTTCTGTGAGCCTGAGAACAGAAGCTCTGCAGACTTACAAGGAACAGTCTCCACATCCATCCTTGACAAAGGTCTTATGTGGGGTGATCGATTTAGAAGAGATAAAAGGATAATTCCAAGTTTTCCAATTGTACTTGGCTTGGTCTTTCAAGACCAGAtctgaatatttaagaaataatttagtgACATTTGGTGATAGCAAGCATTTACaaaagcgtgtgtgtgtgcgtgtgtgcatgtgtgcgtgtgtgcgtgttagcgtgtgtgcatgtgtgcataagagagagagagagagagaaactggctCTCGCCATTCCCTTTTGGCACTGCCAGCTCCGAGCCTGCAGTTCACAGTCTGTACTGAAAGTAGAAGGTGAGAAGACAAGAGAGACaggaaaccaagaaaaaaaaatatatgctttTTCCAACAGTAGCCATCTCAACACCAAGTATCCTCTCAGAGGGCTCTAAACCCCCATTTTAGAATCACTGAAAATAatgttccttttgttttgtttcgtttaatgcctattcagtttcttttcagGTGTCAGAATCCTGAAAGCAAAAGTCAAAGCTAAGGAAAAGAGCCATGACTCTTTTTTAAGGAAAGAGGATTTTATCTGAGTAGGActgaagctttttcttttaaatccacAAAGCTGGGTGAATCTGCTAAAAAGCTCTTTCCCGGCTTGGTAGGAGAGATGGGTGTGAGAGCTCAAAACAGCTCCAGAGCTAGGCTCACTTTACCTTCCGTTTGGGAATTCACACTGCGACACGGAGGCCCCCAGCTGCCCCAGTCCTTGAGGGCAGCATGTGAGTTTGTGGTCAGACCTacactgcctgctgctttctgtcaCTGCGCAGAGAGCCACATGGCAGGACCACCTCAACACTTCACTAACAAATCCCTCTTACACTCAATTCCACCCTTACTGGAAATAGTTACAAGGTGGCTGCTTGCAGTTTTTTAATTGTTGACAAGTTCAAAGGGATATTTTCTGCTCTGCCTCACCTTTTTCCATGCAGAATGTGCTCTCTCCTTGTGGCTTAAGGGAACCCTGCTCTGTTGGCTATTCCCGACCCTCCCTTAGCCCACCAGGTGAAGGGTGATGAACCAATTAGAAAAACCAACCTATCAACAGAGCTGTGCACTTTGCTACTAAGTACTTTTCCCCCCAGACACTTTAAGCAGAATAAAAAGTGGCTTTCTGGAATTTGAACTTCCTCAccagcccacccccacccatcccACAGGCTCCACCCCTATCCCACCTCTCCCCAGGCTAATGGGCTTTTGTAGACACATAAAGACGTGCCTTCCCCTGCCACTGAGCTTGCCATCTGATACAGTGCCTTGACCTTGCAGGACCATTTGGCTTGCAAAGAAGGCCAGGTGCTGGGGTGGATGAGATCGAGAGGGAAGGAACCCCTCCATGCTCCTCACAATAAGGGCAGCAGAGGCAGCTAAACCTCCTTTCTCCCATGCAAATACCCAGCAGGCCCTCCTGAATACTGCCAGGATAGGGGCCCAGCCCAACAACAGTCTGCTTTGGGGTCCCTCACTGGGCCAGGGTTCACCTTCCCAAATGCCATGTACTCACACTGCTCTCCACCTCCCCCGCCCCCATGGTCCCCGTGGCCCCCCTATCCCTTAGGCCCTTCCTCCTCTCCGGACCCCATGCACAAGTAAGTGCCAAGTGCTCCAGGTCCCCAGTCCGTGCTAACAGTAGAGGGACATCCTGCTCCGTCGCATGGCCTCGCTGATCAGGTAGGCGGGGCTCAGCTCGGGCTCTTCAGTCATGACGGCGATGTTCTGCCACTCGCCCGTCTGGCTGGACCTCTTGATGGTGTCCACCACGCACAGGGCGTACAGGCAGTCGTCAAAGGTGGCGGCCATGGTGAGGGGCCGCCCGTCCCACGTGCGCCGGTCGTCCTGGTCCTGGAAGGCCTGGCGCACGGCCTGCATCATCTTGATGGTGCCGCGCAGGTAGGGCGAGGGGATGTCGCTGAAGGCCTTCTCGGGCAGCAGGGAGTTGCTCACGGGCGTGGCGTCCTGCAGCAGCAGCTCCTGCTCCGGGGCGCTGTTGCGCTGCCCAAACAGGTCGGTGCCCACGGCCAGCAGGCGCCCGGCCGAGCCTACCACGGTCACATCCTGCTTGAACTCGCCGGGCACGTTGAAGTTGAGAGTGACGGTGCAGCACACCCCGGCCTCCAGCACCATCTGGAAGGTGCAGAAGTCGTCGCTGGTGATCTGGCGGATGCCCTTGATGTGGTCCGTCTGCTTGACGAAGGTCTTGAGCAGCCCGTGCACCTTGACGGCCTTCTGGCCGGTGAGGAAGGTGAGCAGGTCGATGATGTAGGTGCCCACCGAGTGCAGGCCGCCGCCACCCATCAGGTCATCACAGCTCCAGTTGTACTTCTTGCCCAGCAGGCTGCCGCCGTGCACCTGCACCTCGCACACCAGCAGCTCGCCCACGTAACCCTCTTCGATCAGCTGCTTCATGCGCACGAAGGCCGGCAGGAAGCGCAGCACGTTCCCCATGATGCTCATGAGCTTGGGGTAGTAGTGGGCGGCAGACATCATGCGGAAGGCGTCCAGAGGCGTGGCCGTGCGGTCGCAGATGACGTTCTTGCCGATGCCTGCGGGCGGGAGGAAAACAGCAGATCAGCGTGTGGCCTGCAGGGGGCGCTGTGGCCCCCAGAGCGGGAGCCACGCCGAGCGGGAGGAGATCCCTGGAGCGGTTCTTAAAGTCATTCATGACACCTCTTATTTATCCAGAAATTAAGCATTCTATATATTTCCacattgctttaaatatttaagtggaattacttaattttaatatcGAACTATTGATACATTTAAATATCAAggtttattttaatatacttaaGTAGCCTGTATttaggaatatttaaaaatatttgccagaATAGTATAAAATgcttcatttgttattttatttatataaatctaTAGCTTTTATATAGAAATAGATTTTGCTTTTatactatttaaatataaaatcgttgtattaaagtatacaatataattttttacatgtaatataaaatatattttgttaaaattatcttatatataaaatgttttgttttattttatatgtaaaatataatttttattttaaaaatattcttattaaaaatatcatatataGAGAAGAGAATAATGTCTGTATCTGGACAGAACCAGAATACATAAGCTTAACTGTTAGCCAAGGCGAGTCTAAGTGTGAGGaagaattttttaatgatagccTTTGAAGATCTAAGCTTTTGGtgcctctccccatctccccctcaCCTCCCAGGATTGTGTTTTGAGTGTTATCTTACtggtttattttgcattttggaTTAGGGCTGGCAGTGGTCACAGATGTGAttgtttaatgtttttctcttcccATAAAGAGCAGATATTTCTTACATCGAGGGGTGGGCAGTGCCTggttcctcccccacccccatctgcctCAGGGTGGGGTTTGCTGCTTTTGGCCAGTGGAGCTTAGGCCAAAAAGAATTAGTCTCATGTGATGACTGTAATGGTGTATAAATTACAGGGAGACAAAATGCCTCTCAGAGCCCCTTAGGAGACTAAGTGGTTCTGGGTCTAGAGAAAACAAAGGATCAAAGGAAAGGAGAGTGACAAGGAATGAGAAAGGGATTTATTTCATAGGAGCCAAGAGTGtcagggaagaagaaaaacaactcaGCTGGACCTGGAGAAACAGCCAACTCgaactcaaaaaaaaagaaagaaagaaagaaaaagattatacaGAGTCGTTAGCAAGCCACATAAAGAGGATGCTAGGTGAAGACTTGGGCAGCTCCTGAGTCAGGAGTGTTCCTGCCTGGGGCAGGCCTCTgtggtccagcccagccacagACAAGAGAGAGACCCCAAGCAAAGTGGGTGATGAGATACACACCACCATCCCACTTGTCCTATGGGCACTCAATGGACAAAACCCACAAATTCTTGCAACAAGCTGATCTAAGATGGGGTTCTGTGGAAGTCCTGCCAGGGGGGACACCTGGCCACAGCCGTAGCCCACTATGTCACTCTCATTTTCCCATTGAAAGAGCTAGGCAAACAACGAAGTGGTCAGTGCAGACTGTAGGAAAGAAATACAGATGATGGCTGTCAATTTCCACGTGCACATTTAGTTCTGGCCCTGAGTGAAAGGCCCAGAGCCTACAGAATAACTGTATCTCCCAGCCTTTTCCAAATGGGCAGAGCTGGGCTGGCCCTCCTGATGACTGTGAATGCACAGTAAATAGCTCTTGTAACTCTTAGCAAACAGGTGAGGACTGAGGCTCTAGCAGAGGGATGAGGCAGCCTTCATTTGTATCACCAAAAGTGCCATGCACCTGCATGACATAATGTTCTGACAATATGATCTTGTAGGTATTAGGCTCATATAACACTGGCTCATACTGACAGGAACAGATTTATATGTAAATGGATTGGTAGGTCACTGCAGGGATGGGTGACAGATGGCCAAAACCTGCCTCACACCTGTTGGGTATAAGTCCTAGCCTTTCCTACACCCTACCTCAAAGTCCCCAAATCAGGACCCCTGATTGCCATCTTCTTAGTGTATACCACTGGTCATATTAATggcacttaaatattttatttttttgtattataaaaactataaaataaataataaaaggagaaaagaataagTAGAGAAAGATAATTCACCTCCCATGTACAAACATCCCAAACAATCATTGAATGGCTAATTCTTTGCAGCTCTGTTGATGAAAAGATTTTGATGAAAGCTCCAGAAAAAATGCAATATGAACATACACATAAAACCCTACTCCATCTTGAAACTCATGCATGGATTCTCCAGGGCTCTGAGGTACagatatctctttctttaggctaTTTAGGTATGTTGTGGTTCCACCTTGTACAGTAAGTTCCTCAAGGAACTTCCAATTTCTTAAGTCTCCCCATGTCCACAGCACCTAGCAAACACTGTCACCTGGCCCCGCCTCTCTGCCTTCAGCCTTTCACAACATCCATGTTTTACAGACGGGTCTCTGCAACATCTTAACACACAACATCTCTAAAAGTCAAGAGACTTCTAGGAATCTATCATAAAGAAATAATCTAAAATGCAGGCACAGCCTCTTGCCCAAAGATGCTTCTCACTGCATTATTTATTAAAGTGAAAATCTGGGAACAACACAAATGCCCAACAATGGAAGAACGGGCAAATAAACTATAGTccatccatacaatagaatattgtaCAGCCATAGAAAATGATACTCATAAAGACTTTTCAAGGGCAAGCACGATCATTGTGATGTAATGTTAGATGAAAAGGGCTCTATTCATAGGCGTTCTATGATCTCAACTCTCTCTctaagaagacaaaagaaaaagaaaacacctagAAGGAAATACTTCAAAATGCTTATAGTGGCAAACCCGGATTAATAAGATAatgactgatttttattttcttcgctaaattttttcatgttttctaagtttctaattttatgatcagaaaaaaaagtagtttttagAAAAACCCAAATGAGACAGGAAGATCTTTGAAGAACAGCTCTCACAATGATGGTAAAGGGTCCTCCAAAGTCTAGGGTGGGGTGGCAGGTCCCCACGTTCATGGTCCTGTCCCAGTTCCTGTGTCCCACAGAGCTGGTAGAAACTCCACTGACCCTGAACTTTGTAAGCTTCCAAAGCTCCAGGGACATTGCCACATCTTCTCACTCCAATTGCTCAGGACCTCTTTATGATTCCTGGTGAAAGGTGTGAACTCTTACACACAAAACTCTGCCCACATCCTGAAGCCCATGCACAGATCTCCTCGGGTTCTGAGGTACTGGCATCTCCATCATAGTCAGATAAATTTCTGAAGCCCCTGCGACACATTGTTAAAAGTAAGATAACACTTCCAGTAAGGAATCCAAAAAGGCAGAGCCAACAGACCCTTCACAAATTGGTAAAGTGAAGTTTGTTTTCTCTCTACTCTGGACAGTCTTCCCTTGACTCTGCCTCTCTCTTGGTGGGACTTTTGCAAAGCCCACTCTGGGATCTCCGAGATCCTCAGATTCATTTTCCCAGCTTTCTCCCACCAAAATAcaccctatcaaaatgccaagaACCTGAAATGCCAAGGTTCTCAGCACTGCAAAAAGAATCAAGGGTTTAGGCTAAAGGGATACAACTCTAAGTGTAGACTTCTGGTCATCagactctgtgtatgtgtgtgtgtgggtgcattAGTGTGGCACACAGCATTCCAATCACCCTTAAAACCACATGCAATGTAAAGGGAACTTGCACTGTCTGAACATACAGTTGGCACACCCCACAATCATGGGCATGTCAGATGGCACTGAATATGTGCTGGGTTTCTCCTGAAGAAAGCAGATGGACATCTGCCCTCCAAATTGCCTCTGTCTGTTAGCCTGGGCTTTCAGCCTGGCTCTCCAGCAAATACCACAGGTCTTTGGTGTCTTCATGATGTTCATCAGTCTTAGCACAATGCCTTTGTGGTCACCCCCAGAGAAGGCACGGAAATGGGCTGTTTAGAGAAAAGCCCTCTCTCTCCATTGAGTACGGGAAATAATAAGCAGGGACAGTCTTGCATCTCTCCCTAAGCATGTGGCTATGACATTTCTTTGACCTGAAGATAAGAAGGTTCTACCagggaaacagaaaacaaaggtTCAGGGAGAGGCAGAGAGCCCCTTTCTGAGCCCTTAACCAGCCACAGCTGATTCCTAAGGGGAACCCTACAAAGGCCATGAGAGGAAAAACACTGCCCCAGTCACACTCCACACAGCACAGGGAGACGGTTTGTGCTTTCCCCCCGGAGGGACAACTTTACTGAAAGGACAGGAGAGCCATCTCTACCACCCTGCATCCACACGCCTCTCAGAGCTCCACACCAAACACACATGCTTTAGGTTTCAGGTTTATGTCCTCATGGCAAAATGTGTGGTGCCCTCCTTCTAaggcaaaacattaaaaactctaAGACTTCAATCTCAGAGAAAATCACGCTGCAGAGAGTTAAGCAAAGGAACTTGAAACATATGGACTCCATTTCACTCCAAATAAGCAGGCAGTGCAGAATGCAAGGCAGCAAAAAGAAGTGCCTGAGAACAAGCGTCTCATGTTTTGCCAAGCCCCACACATTTCCCAACTGGGGGCAGAGTTTCAGCAAAGCCCTCTGGTGCTCATGATGGTGGAAGAGGGACAGAGATGCTTTCTGAGCACTCTGGAGCTGTGGCAAATTGTGCTCTCCCTACTGCCTCCTCCAGGGACCATGAGCCAACCTACCACGACTCCAGGCTCAGCTCACTCCACCAAGGGGTATGTCTTGAACCCAGGAATAGATTTCTTGAAATGCTGCCACATTGTCAATGTGGTGCAGTGAGACCAGGGGTGGGTCGCAGAGAACACATTGGGACTGGCCTGGGTCTCCTGGAGGGGTTTTCATCACCCACCTCCACATAGACCCTTTATCCCTTTGCTTGAGGACAAAGAGCTTAAGCTGGGTCTTTTGGGGGCCTTTGAGCTTAAATCAACTTAATTTTTCAAGACAAGAAACcctcatcaccaaagaaagccaagctacctgtctgtaaaatggcagGACTGATGCCTTCCTGCCTGGGCCATGGACCTGAAGTTGAGGGGCACAACTAGATCGTTGGGAAACTTCGGCAGGGTGAAAGTGCTATACGCAAGACAGTGTCTCTGCTCTTTGTTGGAAGCTTTTAAGTTCAATAATTTCAGAAGGAGTTTCACTAACCTCCTGAGATCcctcatgggaaaatggaaaattGGCTTCCTCCAAAGCCTGCTGAGTGTGTTCCCTGTAACTGAGCCAAAACATCCATGGCTCTTATCAGGAGTTAGTGCTACAGCTACCAGCAAGGAGTTTCCAACCAAGACACCCTAAGGCCACCCTCAGGCAGCTGCTCCCCTCACTTCCTCCAGGCTCAGGGTCTCCAACCTATGGCCAAATCCACCTCTCATCTCTCTTTAACACCAGGAGAGACCAGGGCTT encodes the following:
- the GFOD1 gene encoding glucose-fructose oxidoreductase domain-containing protein 1, which translates into the protein MLPGVGVFGTSLTARVIIPLLKDEGFAVKALWGRTQEEAEELAKEMSVPFYTSRIDEVLLHQDVDLVCINLPPPLTRQIAVKTLGIGKNVICDRTATPLDAFRMMSAAHYYPKLMSIMGNVLRFLPAFVRMKQLIEEGYVGELLVCEVQVHGGSLLGKKYNWSCDDLMGGGGLHSVGTYIIDLLTFLTGQKAVKVHGLLKTFVKQTDHIKGIRQITSDDFCTFQMVLEAGVCCTVTLNFNVPGEFKQDVTVVGSAGRLLAVGTDLFGQRNSAPEQELLLQDATPVSNSLLPEKAFSDIPSPYLRGTIKMMQAVRQAFQDQDDRRTWDGRPLTMAATFDDCLYALCVVDTIKRSSQTGEWQNIAVMTEEPELSPAYLISEAMRRSRMSLYC